A single Vanacampus margaritifer isolate UIUO_Vmar chromosome 7, RoL_Vmar_1.0, whole genome shotgun sequence DNA region contains:
- the c7h4orf33 gene encoding UPF0462 protein C4orf33 homolog isoform X1, with protein MGFARGLQLVTVLCMTLSCYSIPNMQAEFEILHTWDSNPVNHEPIKIIFSPGVEGLKMKISAPFFNDPEAPAGKPGQPFPGLWDYEVVESFFLDSTTNNYLEVEVCPHGQHLVLLLSGVGQAFQQQLPMVFNAIVIGDRWMGEALLPWIYFPPNVNKMNSYAIHGSGEKRTYEALYPIPSGEIVEGQKPNFHALGYFGNFRLQSIMGQGWEQPESELWIGKP; from the exons ATGGGGTTCGCTCGTGGACTGCAGCTTGTGACAGTCCTCTGCATGACTCTGAGTTGTTACTCTAT CCCGAATATGCAAGCAGAATTTGAGATCCTGCACACTTGGGACAGCAATCCTGTGAATCATGAACCCATCAAGATCATCTTCTCTCCTGGCGTTGAAGGGTTAAAAATGAAGATTTCTGCCCCCTTCTTCAATGACCCAGAGGCCCCAGCAGGAAAACCCGGCCAGCCCTTCCCTGGGCTGTGGGATTATGAAG TTGTTGAGTCCTTCTTTCTCGATAGTACCACAAACAATTACCTAGAAGTGGAGGTTTGTCC ACATGGTCAGCACTTGGTATTACTGCTGTCAGGGGTCGGCCAAGCGTTCCAG CAACAACTGCCGATGGTTTTTAATGCTATAGTCATCGGAGATCGATGGATGGGTGAAGCTCTCCTTCCCTGGATTTACTTTCCTCCCAATGTGAACAAGATGAACTCTTATGCTATTCATGGCTCTGGAGAGAAGCGCACATACGAAGCACTCTACCCCATCCCCAGTGGTGAGATAGTCGAAGGACAAAAGCCAAACTT CCACGCCCTGGGGTATTTTGGAAATTTCCGCCTGCAAAGCATTATGGGGCAAGGCTGGGAGCAACCAGAGTCTGAACTGTGGATTGGGAAACCCTGA
- the c7h4orf33 gene encoding UPF0462 protein C4orf33 homolog isoform X2, which translates to MQAEFEILHTWDSNPVNHEPIKIIFSPGVEGLKMKISAPFFNDPEAPAGKPGQPFPGLWDYEVVESFFLDSTTNNYLEVEVCPHGQHLVLLLSGVGQAFQQQLPMVFNAIVIGDRWMGEALLPWIYFPPNVNKMNSYAIHGSGEKRTYEALYPIPSGEIVEGQKPNFHALGYFGNFRLQSIMGQGWEQPESELWIGKP; encoded by the exons ATGCAAGCAGAATTTGAGATCCTGCACACTTGGGACAGCAATCCTGTGAATCATGAACCCATCAAGATCATCTTCTCTCCTGGCGTTGAAGGGTTAAAAATGAAGATTTCTGCCCCCTTCTTCAATGACCCAGAGGCCCCAGCAGGAAAACCCGGCCAGCCCTTCCCTGGGCTGTGGGATTATGAAG TTGTTGAGTCCTTCTTTCTCGATAGTACCACAAACAATTACCTAGAAGTGGAGGTTTGTCC ACATGGTCAGCACTTGGTATTACTGCTGTCAGGGGTCGGCCAAGCGTTCCAG CAACAACTGCCGATGGTTTTTAATGCTATAGTCATCGGAGATCGATGGATGGGTGAAGCTCTCCTTCCCTGGATTTACTTTCCTCCCAATGTGAACAAGATGAACTCTTATGCTATTCATGGCTCTGGAGAGAAGCGCACATACGAAGCACTCTACCCCATCCCCAGTGGTGAGATAGTCGAAGGACAAAAGCCAAACTT CCACGCCCTGGGGTATTTTGGAAATTTCCGCCTGCAAAGCATTATGGGGCAAGGCTGGGAGCAACCAGAGTCTGAACTGTGGATTGGGAAACCCTGA
- the LOC144054606 gene encoding sodium channel and clathrin linker 1-like isoform X1, which yields MVTMADVTVKLESDVKEKDWLHRELTEAVTNQRQLLPLTLGVECNNGIINNYETQVQLFKQERMQITELWQTAAQELDHLQEFYQKMFTNGLNANASGQQLIQPNCNFLNTMTGHGAEVEDLQTQLRTTKADLRTAIAKVDELTRQLQSIQHQLKRQEVDEADAQNREEAAQKQIQQLQITISQQETRIKAASQEAATALKEQSMWENTAGNLKTRCATLEQEKYEGLDKVRECVQMAEEATLQKDEAQLRAKQLTEDLEKTKKAFQQLIHDATLCSNKELNNMRHQCNTEMQSMVEELSLLQLECVDKQSQIERSKRERKALEEELAKVTKNKVEHELRKIDALHQRCLKAEQMKNEISITLQSTQSNLKKLEMDYGEELSRCQEEVQQLKGCLSAAREDSVRISDERLQLQQENVQFRREMDELRKASLQVQKKARQQITQMAQEYSRKEKRLKSQIGDMEERSHNSNADLMHLLTAQQKSIQRWKVEAPNMAQAFESRIKNLTEELDLHQQRSHEYEIQLAKNNNTIVEYERQLAELGGKAGHLQRRLNEVMQRTTTPSQQLCFGISAGENQSILLKP from the exons ATGGTGACCATGGCAGATGTCACAGTGAAGTTGGAAAGTGATGTCAAGGAGAAAGACTG GCTGCACAGAGAGCTGACGGAGGCAGTAACAAATCAGCGTCAGTTGCTACCGTTGACCTTAGGAGTGGAGTGTAACAATGGAATCATTAATAACTATGAAACTCAAGTCCAACTTTTTAAGCAG GAGCGGATGCAGATCACGGAGTTATGGCAGACAGCGGCACAGGAGCTTGACCATCTACAGGAGTTCTACCAGAAAATGTTCACTAATGGACTCAATGCCAATGCTTCAGGACAACAGCTCATACAA CCTAACTGTAATTTTCTAAACACAATGACGGGACACGGTGCGGAGGTGGAGGACCTCCAAACCCAGCTCAG AACAACCAAAGCTGATCTGAGAACAGCCATAGCCAAAGTGGATGAGTTGACCCGACAGTTGCAGTCTATTCAGCACCAGCTAAAGAGACAG GAGGTAGATGAAGCAGATGCCCAGAATCGAGAGGAAGCAGCACAGAAACAAATCCAACAGCTTCAAATAACCATCAGCCAGCAGGAGACCAG AATAAAAGCTGCATCTCAGGAGGCAGCGACTGCACTCAAAGAGCAAAGTATGTGGGAGAATACAGCAGGGAACCTAAAGACCCGTTGTGCGACTTTAGAACAGGAGAAGTATGAGGGTCTGGACAAAGTGCGAGAGTGTGTTCAGATGGCCGAGGAAGCAACATTGCAGAAGGATGAG GCTCAGTTAAGAGCAAAGCAGTTGACAGAGGACCTTGAGAAGACGAAAAAGGCCTTCCAACAGTTGATCCATGATGCTACCCTTTGCTCCAATAAAGAG CTGAATAATATGCGTCATCAGTGCAACACTGAAATGCAAAGTATGGTTGAAGAATTGTCTCTATTGCAACTG GAGTGTGTGGACAAACAGTCTCAGATTGAGAGATCTAAGCGAGAGAGAAAAGCTTTAGAAGAGGAACTGGCAAAG GTGACAAAGAACAAGGTAGAGCATGAGCTTAGGAAAATTGATGCCCTTCACCAGAGGTGTCTAAAGGCAGAGCAGATGAAGAACGAAATAAGCATCACTTTGCAAAGCACCCAAAGCAATCTAAAAAAGTTGGAAATGGA CTACGGCGAGGAGTTGTCCCGATGCCAGGAGGAAGTGCAGCAGCTAAAGGGCTGTTTGTCTGCAGCAAGAGAGGACAGTGTCAGAATCAGTGATGAGCGACTTCAGTTGCAACAGGAGAACGTTCAGTTCCGCAGAGAAATGGATGAGCTGCGCAAGGCTTCCTTGCAGGTCCAAAAGAAGGCCAGGCAACAG ATTACACAGATGGCACAAGAGTACAGCAGAAAggagaagagactcaaatcgcAGATAGGTGACATGGAGGAGCGCAGTCACAACTCAAATGCTGATCTGATGCACCTTTTGACAGCACAGCAGAAAAGTATCCAGCGCTGGAAAGTAGAAGCCCCAAACATGGCCCAGGCTTTTGAATCcagaattaaaaatttaac gGAAGAGCTGGATTTACACCAACAACGTTCACATGAGTATGAGATCCAgcttgcaaaaaacaacaatactaTTGTGGAG TATGAGAGACAGCTGGCAGAATTAGGAGGGAAAGCCGGTCACCTCCAGAGACGACTCAATGAAGTTATGCAACGCACCACAACACCTTCACAACAG CTCTGTTTTGGCATCTCAGCGGGAGAAAACCAGTCGATTCTTCTGAAGCCTTAA
- the LOC144054606 gene encoding sodium channel and clathrin linker 1-like isoform X2, with translation MVTMADVTVKLESDVKEKDWLHRELTEAVTNQRQLLPLTLGVECNNGIINNYETQVQLFKQERMQITELWQTAAQELDHLQEFYQKMFTNGLNANASGQQLIQPNCNFLNTMTGHGAEVEDLQTQLRTTKADLRTAIAKVDELTRQLQSIQHQLKRQEVDEADAQNREEAAQKQIQQLQITISQQETRIKAASQEAATALKEQSMWENTAGNLKTRCATLEQEKYEGLDKVRECVQMAEEATLQKDEAQLRAKQLTEDLEKTKKAFQQLIHDATLCSNKELNNMRHQCNTEMQSMVEELSLLQLECVDKQSQIERSKRERKALEEELAKVTKNKVEHELRKIDALHQRCLKAEQMKNEISITLQSTQSNLKKLEMDYGEELSRCQEEVQQLKGCLSAAREDSVRISDERLQLQQENVQFRREMDELRKASLQVQKKARQQITQMAQEYSRKEKRLKSQIGDMEERSHNSNADLMHLLTAQQKSIQRWKVEAPNMAQAFESRIKNLTEELDLHQQRSHEYEIQLAKNNNTIVEYERQLAELGGKAGHLQRRLNEVMQRTTTPSQQECNSGMYRI, from the exons ATGGTGACCATGGCAGATGTCACAGTGAAGTTGGAAAGTGATGTCAAGGAGAAAGACTG GCTGCACAGAGAGCTGACGGAGGCAGTAACAAATCAGCGTCAGTTGCTACCGTTGACCTTAGGAGTGGAGTGTAACAATGGAATCATTAATAACTATGAAACTCAAGTCCAACTTTTTAAGCAG GAGCGGATGCAGATCACGGAGTTATGGCAGACAGCGGCACAGGAGCTTGACCATCTACAGGAGTTCTACCAGAAAATGTTCACTAATGGACTCAATGCCAATGCTTCAGGACAACAGCTCATACAA CCTAACTGTAATTTTCTAAACACAATGACGGGACACGGTGCGGAGGTGGAGGACCTCCAAACCCAGCTCAG AACAACCAAAGCTGATCTGAGAACAGCCATAGCCAAAGTGGATGAGTTGACCCGACAGTTGCAGTCTATTCAGCACCAGCTAAAGAGACAG GAGGTAGATGAAGCAGATGCCCAGAATCGAGAGGAAGCAGCACAGAAACAAATCCAACAGCTTCAAATAACCATCAGCCAGCAGGAGACCAG AATAAAAGCTGCATCTCAGGAGGCAGCGACTGCACTCAAAGAGCAAAGTATGTGGGAGAATACAGCAGGGAACCTAAAGACCCGTTGTGCGACTTTAGAACAGGAGAAGTATGAGGGTCTGGACAAAGTGCGAGAGTGTGTTCAGATGGCCGAGGAAGCAACATTGCAGAAGGATGAG GCTCAGTTAAGAGCAAAGCAGTTGACAGAGGACCTTGAGAAGACGAAAAAGGCCTTCCAACAGTTGATCCATGATGCTACCCTTTGCTCCAATAAAGAG CTGAATAATATGCGTCATCAGTGCAACACTGAAATGCAAAGTATGGTTGAAGAATTGTCTCTATTGCAACTG GAGTGTGTGGACAAACAGTCTCAGATTGAGAGATCTAAGCGAGAGAGAAAAGCTTTAGAAGAGGAACTGGCAAAG GTGACAAAGAACAAGGTAGAGCATGAGCTTAGGAAAATTGATGCCCTTCACCAGAGGTGTCTAAAGGCAGAGCAGATGAAGAACGAAATAAGCATCACTTTGCAAAGCACCCAAAGCAATCTAAAAAAGTTGGAAATGGA CTACGGCGAGGAGTTGTCCCGATGCCAGGAGGAAGTGCAGCAGCTAAAGGGCTGTTTGTCTGCAGCAAGAGAGGACAGTGTCAGAATCAGTGATGAGCGACTTCAGTTGCAACAGGAGAACGTTCAGTTCCGCAGAGAAATGGATGAGCTGCGCAAGGCTTCCTTGCAGGTCCAAAAGAAGGCCAGGCAACAG ATTACACAGATGGCACAAGAGTACAGCAGAAAggagaagagactcaaatcgcAGATAGGTGACATGGAGGAGCGCAGTCACAACTCAAATGCTGATCTGATGCACCTTTTGACAGCACAGCAGAAAAGTATCCAGCGCTGGAAAGTAGAAGCCCCAAACATGGCCCAGGCTTTTGAATCcagaattaaaaatttaac gGAAGAGCTGGATTTACACCAACAACGTTCACATGAGTATGAGATCCAgcttgcaaaaaacaacaatactaTTGTGGAG TATGAGAGACAGCTGGCAGAATTAGGAGGGAAAGCCGGTCACCTCCAGAGACGACTCAATGAAGTTATGCAACGCACCACAACACCTTCACAACAG GAGTGTAATTCTGGCATGTACAGGATTTGA